Proteins from a single region of Flavobacterium sp. YJ01:
- a CDS encoding lysophospholipid acyltransferase family protein: protein MKILKISFWILWRVWFYVVMAVPIIIMLPFLLISIISEKGYPYFFKMARVWAKFILFGMGFYYIVKREQKLIKGKSYMIVANHTSMTDIMLMLALIKNPFVFVGKKELVKIPLFGFFYKRTCILVDRNSSRSKNEVFKRAQSRLNQGLSICIFPEGGVPDDESVLLDEFKDGAFRLAIDHQIPIVPIVFPDNKERFSYTFLSGSPGKMRARILPFIETEGLTIDHRKELKDRVRNIIYDALIAFDKK, encoded by the coding sequence ATGAAAATATTAAAAATTTCTTTTTGGATTCTCTGGCGAGTTTGGTTCTACGTTGTAATGGCGGTTCCCATCATAATTATGCTGCCATTTTTACTGATTTCTATTATTTCAGAGAAGGGTTATCCTTATTTTTTCAAAATGGCTCGCGTTTGGGCTAAATTTATTCTTTTCGGAATGGGTTTCTATTATATCGTAAAACGCGAACAGAAGCTAATTAAAGGCAAAAGTTATATGATTGTGGCAAATCATACATCGATGACCGATATTATGCTTATGTTGGCTTTAATTAAAAATCCGTTTGTTTTTGTTGGAAAGAAAGAATTAGTGAAGATTCCGCTTTTTGGATTCTTCTACAAAAGAACTTGTATTTTGGTTGACAGAAATTCATCTCGAAGTAAAAATGAGGTTTTTAAAAGAGCTCAAAGTCGTTTAAATCAAGGCTTAAGTATTTGTATTTTTCCAGAAGGCGGTGTTCCAGATGATGAAAGTGTCTTGCTTGACGAATTTAAAGACGGCGCTTTCAGATTAGCTATTGATCACCAGATTCCGATTGTGCCAATTGTTTTTCCAGATAATAAAGAACGTTTTTCGTATACTTTTTTAAGTGGAAGTCCAGGGAAAATGCGCGCTAGAATTTTGCCATTTATTGAAACAGAAGGTTTAACAATTGATCATAGAAAGGAACTGAAAGACAGAGTTAGAAATATTATATACGATGCTTTAATTGCTTTTGATAAAAAGTAA
- the sprC gene encoding gliding motility protein SprC: MIQKTTLSLFRVLFIFSIFLCTESSSYAQAVIVPQPFDGIERLCAGASFNEFNVTFSYVNFPAGTTFEVEITDATGNFTTPPTYAPKVQPPTDINATQQSIKFALPTNLVGSEIYGFRIRSSVSTAAPSARIRSSINNSTDFPAYYKAFETAFFINNKSTSAAICSGGSLTLSVDNDTPNVTNSSPANYPNLKYKWYKDDVLIAGQSGKTLLVNAEGEYYAVVDYGACTEVNISSNRVKVISASSGSSATINSSLGNPFCASGTGTVLTATSGNSYVWKKDGVLITGATGRTYSTNESGVYTVEVDFGGCKATGTINLQSNGFDASIDVQDGYKLNEGETLSVNVTTDATSPTFEWYLNDNLISGATGSSYTVSVKGNYKVKISQASGCIANKEFSFRINGDSGPASVIPNIIKLSGMNPYWNIPDEYKNATTKVMIISSNGDIVLDVVNYQGDWPQNNIDFKNVNPVYYYVIQSDTGEKKGSITVIK; this comes from the coding sequence ATGATTCAAAAAACTACTTTATCTTTATTTAGAGTTTTATTTATATTTAGTATATTTTTATGTACTGAATCAAGCTCCTATGCACAGGCCGTAATTGTTCCTCAACCTTTTGATGGAATAGAAAGACTTTGCGCAGGAGCTTCTTTTAATGAATTCAACGTTACTTTTAGTTACGTTAATTTTCCAGCAGGAACAACATTCGAAGTTGAAATTACTGATGCTACCGGAAACTTTACTACTCCTCCTACGTATGCCCCAAAAGTGCAGCCGCCTACAGACATCAATGCTACCCAACAATCTATAAAATTTGCACTTCCAACAAATTTAGTAGGATCTGAAATTTATGGTTTTAGAATTAGAAGTTCTGTTTCTACTGCTGCTCCAAGCGCTAGAATCAGAAGTTCAATTAATAACTCAACAGATTTTCCAGCTTATTATAAAGCCTTTGAAACCGCTTTTTTTATAAACAACAAGAGCACAAGCGCGGCGATTTGTTCTGGTGGAAGTTTAACCCTTTCAGTAGATAATGATACCCCAAATGTGACAAATTCGTCACCAGCAAATTATCCAAATCTTAAATACAAATGGTATAAAGATGATGTTCTAATTGCAGGACAAAGCGGTAAGACGTTATTGGTAAATGCTGAAGGTGAATATTATGCCGTAGTAGATTATGGTGCATGTACAGAAGTAAATATCAGTTCTAATCGTGTTAAGGTTATAAGCGCAAGTTCAGGATCTAGTGCGACAATAAATTCAAGTCTAGGAAACCCATTTTGCGCAAGTGGTACAGGAACTGTATTGACAGCAACTTCTGGAAACAGCTATGTATGGAAAAAAGACGGAGTACTTATAACTGGAGCAACAGGAAGAACTTATTCAACAAATGAATCTGGTGTTTATACTGTAGAAGTCGATTTTGGAGGATGTAAAGCTACTGGAACAATCAACCTTCAAAGCAATGGCTTTGATGCAAGTATTGATGTTCAAGATGGATATAAGTTAAATGAAGGTGAAACCTTAAGCGTAAACGTTACAACAGATGCTACAAGTCCAACTTTTGAGTGGTATTTAAACGATAATTTAATTTCTGGAGCAACAGGAAGTTCATACACCGTTTCTGTAAAAGGTAATTATAAAGTAAAAATTTCTCAAGCATCGGGTTGTATTGCTAACAAAGAGTTTTCATTTAGAATTAATGGTGATTCTGGTCCAGCAAGCGTTATTCCAAACATTATAAAATTAAGCGGAATGAATCCGTATTGGAATATTCCAGACGAATACAAAAATGCAACAACTAAAGTTATGATCATCAGTTCAAATGGTGATATTGTATTAGATGTTGTAAATTATCAAGGAGATTGGCCCCAAAACAATATAGATTTTAAAAATGTAAATCCTGTTTATTACTATGTCATTCAATCAGACACCGGTGAAAAAAAAGGATCAATAACTGTTATAAAATAA
- a CDS encoding acyl-CoA thioesterase, protein MNPKHPSESLTILTDLVLPSETNPLNNLFGGELLARMDRAASIAARRHSRRIVVTASVNHVAFNRAISLGSVVTVEAKVSRSFKSSMEVFIDVWVEDRESGNRTKANEAIYTFVAVDDTGRPVEVPAIVPETELEIQRFDAALRRKQLSLLLAGKIKPSDATELKALFL, encoded by the coding sequence ATGAATCCAAAACATCCTTCAGAATCTTTAACTATTTTAACTGATTTAGTTTTACCGAGCGAAACAAATCCTTTAAACAATCTATTTGGTGGCGAATTATTAGCCAGAATGGATCGCGCTGCAAGTATTGCGGCTCGCAGACATTCGCGCCGAATTGTAGTGACTGCTTCTGTAAATCACGTTGCTTTTAATAGAGCTATTTCGCTTGGAAGCGTAGTAACAGTAGAAGCAAAAGTCTCAAGATCATTCAAAAGTTCTATGGAAGTTTTTATTGATGTTTGGGTAGAAGACCGCGAATCTGGAAACAGAACAAAAGCAAACGAAGCAATCTATACTTTCGTTGCCGTTGATGACACCGGAAGGCCAGTTGAAGTTCCAGCGATTGTACCAGAAACAGAACTTGAAATTCAGCGTTTTGATGCTGCTCTTCGTCGTAAACAGCTGAGTTTACTGCTTGCAGGAAAAATAAAACCGTCTGACGCAACAGAATTAAAAGCTTTGTTTTTATAG
- the trpS gene encoding tryptophan--tRNA ligase yields MAKILTGVQSTGTPHLGNLLGAIIPAIELSNNPANESYLFIADLHSITQIKDGKTLRENTYSTAAAWLACGLNPEKVTFYRQSDVVQTTELTWYLSCFFPFQRLTLAHSFKDKADRLDDVNAGLFTYPMLMAADILLYDAEFVPVGKDQLQHLEITRDVAARFNHQMGETFVLPEAKIQENIMLIPGTNGGKMSKSANNIINIFLDDKTLRKQVMSIETDSTPLEDPKNPDTCNAFAIYSLLANEEQIAQMRANYLGGNYGYGHAKQALFELITEKFKTEREKYNYYINNLEEVDALLKKGAEKASVVADGVLAKVREVLGFQK; encoded by the coding sequence ATGGCAAAAATACTTACTGGTGTTCAAAGTACAGGGACGCCGCATTTAGGAAATTTATTAGGAGCAATTATTCCAGCAATCGAATTATCAAACAATCCGGCAAACGAGTCCTATTTGTTTATTGCTGATTTGCATTCAATCACTCAAATTAAAGATGGAAAAACTTTAAGAGAAAACACCTATAGTACTGCTGCAGCTTGGCTTGCGTGCGGTTTAAATCCTGAAAAAGTTACTTTTTACAGACAATCTGATGTAGTTCAAACTACAGAATTGACTTGGTATTTGAGCTGTTTTTTTCCGTTTCAAAGATTGACTTTAGCGCATTCATTTAAAGATAAAGCAGATCGATTAGACGATGTAAATGCTGGTCTTTTTACTTATCCGATGTTAATGGCAGCAGATATTTTATTATATGATGCTGAATTTGTTCCTGTTGGAAAAGATCAATTGCAGCATTTAGAAATTACACGTGATGTTGCTGCACGTTTTAATCACCAAATGGGTGAAACATTTGTACTTCCAGAAGCAAAAATTCAGGAAAACATTATGTTGATTCCAGGAACAAATGGTGGTAAAATGAGTAAATCTGCCAACAACATCATCAATATTTTCTTGGACGACAAAACATTACGTAAACAAGTAATGAGCATAGAAACGGACTCAACTCCACTTGAGGATCCAAAAAATCCTGATACTTGTAATGCTTTTGCTATCTATTCTTTGTTAGCAAATGAAGAGCAAATTGCACAAATGAGAGCAAATTATTTAGGCGGAAATTATGGTTACGGCCATGCAAAACAAGCTTTGTTTGAATTGATCACTGAGAAATTCAAAACAGAAAGAGAAAAATATAATTACTACATCAATAATCTAGAAGAAGTTGATGCTTTGCTAAAAAAAGGTGCTGAAAAGGCTTCTGTAGTTGCAGATGGTGTTTTAGCAAAAGTAAGAGAGGTTTTAGGATTTCAGAAGTAG
- the dprA gene encoding DNA-processing protein DprA — MNDQDLFNLLALLRVDGVGDIMGKKLLQSFGNASDIFKAKNAQLAAVDGIGSVLLKNLRDKTIFQKAESELEFIKKNKINVSYFQDQKYPEKLKHCFDAPILIFTAGNIDFEKKKMISIVGTRQITSYGTDFCRKLIEDLAPLDPIIVSGFAYGVDIVAHQAAMDYNLQTIGVLAHGLNRIYPSSHKKYMARLEENGGFITEFWSDSNPDKEKFVRRNRIVAGMTEATIVIESADKGGSLITANMANDYNRDVFAVPGRVTDKYSQGCNNLIKTQKANVLTNAADLIYMLNWDIKENPKNIQKQLFVELEPEEQKIYDFLQKNGKELLDVIAVQCDFPIYKMSAILLNMELKGLIRPLPGKLFESI; from the coding sequence ATGAACGATCAAGATTTATTTAATTTATTAGCGTTGCTAAGAGTTGATGGAGTAGGAGATATAATGGGTAAAAAATTACTTCAATCTTTTGGAAATGCATCGGATATTTTTAAAGCAAAAAATGCACAATTAGCAGCAGTTGACGGAATTGGATCGGTGTTGTTAAAAAATTTGAGAGATAAAACCATTTTTCAAAAAGCTGAAAGCGAGTTGGAATTTATTAAAAAAAACAAAATCAATGTTTCGTATTTTCAGGATCAAAAATATCCCGAAAAATTAAAGCATTGTTTTGATGCGCCGATTCTTATTTTCACTGCAGGAAATATTGATTTTGAGAAAAAGAAAATGATCAGTATTGTCGGAACACGCCAAATAACTTCTTATGGAACAGATTTTTGCCGAAAACTCATTGAAGATTTGGCTCCTTTAGATCCAATAATTGTGAGCGGATTTGCGTATGGAGTTGATATCGTTGCACATCAAGCAGCAATGGATTATAATCTGCAAACGATTGGTGTTTTGGCGCATGGATTGAATCGTATTTATCCGAGTTCGCATAAAAAGTACATGGCAAGATTGGAAGAAAATGGTGGTTTTATCACAGAATTCTGGAGTGATTCTAATCCAGATAAAGAAAAGTTTGTTCGCCGAAATCGGATTGTAGCTGGAATGACGGAGGCAACCATAGTAATTGAATCTGCTGATAAAGGCGGTTCTTTAATTACAGCAAATATGGCAAATGACTACAATCGGGACGTGTTTGCAGTTCCCGGAAGAGTAACAGATAAGTATAGTCAGGGTTGCAATAATCTGATTAAAACTCAGAAAGCGAATGTATTAACTAATGCTGCCGATTTAATTTATATGCTCAATTGGGATATCAAAGAAAATCCTAAAAACATCCAGAAACAACTTTTTGTTGAGCTTGAACCTGAGGAGCAAAAGATCTACGATTTTCTTCAAAAAAATGGTAAAGAATTATTAGATGTTATTGCTGTTCAGTGTGATTTTCCAATTTATAAAATGTCAGCCATTTTGTTAAATATGGAATTAAAAGGCTTAATAAGACCTTTACCTGGAAAACTTTTTGAGTCAATTTAA
- a CDS encoding DNA polymerase III subunit delta', which translates to MQFSQILGQDYIKSHLTKSAASGRIPHAQLFVGPEGSGTLITAIAYAQYILCSNTGNENSNGNDSCNLKFDNISHPDLHFIYPTVTTEDVKTKPKSLDFIQDWRSFIQEMPYGGLFDWYKILGVQNKQGEIRVEDAQEVLKSLALKSYEGGYKIMIIWMADKMNIAASNKLLKLLEEPSDKTMFILISENEEDIIQTIRSRCQVIHFNALPEKVIAEALVAQENIDLNLAKKIAHQAQGNFNKALHLLKEDDDEFPFEQWFVNWVRAAFRAKGNAAAIQDLISWSEQIAALGRESQKKFIQYCIEMFRQALMLNYQAPSLVYIEPKVDKFKLENFAPFVNGNNIHEIFKELSDAMYHIERNGNAKIILTDLSIKLTRLIHKK; encoded by the coding sequence ATGCAATTTTCTCAAATTTTAGGTCAAGATTACATCAAAAGCCACTTGACAAAAAGTGCTGCATCTGGTAGAATTCCACATGCACAATTATTTGTTGGTCCAGAAGGAAGCGGAACATTAATTACCGCAATTGCTTATGCTCAGTACATTTTGTGCAGCAATACTGGCAACGAAAATTCGAACGGAAACGATTCCTGCAATCTAAAGTTCGACAACATTTCTCATCCAGATCTGCATTTTATTTACCCGACCGTTACCACCGAAGACGTAAAAACAAAACCCAAAAGTTTAGATTTTATTCAGGATTGGCGAAGCTTTATTCAAGAAATGCCTTACGGAGGTTTATTCGATTGGTACAAAATCCTTGGTGTGCAAAACAAACAGGGAGAAATTCGTGTAGAAGATGCGCAGGAAGTTCTAAAATCGCTTGCGCTAAAATCTTACGAAGGCGGTTACAAAATCATGATTATTTGGATGGCCGATAAAATGAATATCGCGGCATCAAACAAACTCCTGAAACTTTTAGAAGAACCGTCAGACAAAACGATGTTTATTCTGATTTCTGAAAATGAAGAAGATATTATTCAGACCATACGCTCTCGCTGTCAGGTTATTCACTTTAATGCTCTTCCTGAAAAAGTTATTGCCGAAGCTTTGGTTGCACAAGAAAATATAGATCTAAATTTAGCTAAAAAAATTGCACATCAAGCACAAGGAAATTTTAATAAAGCTTTGCATTTGCTAAAAGAAGATGACGACGAATTTCCGTTTGAACAATGGTTCGTAAATTGGGTTCGCGCCGCTTTTAGAGCAAAAGGAAACGCGGCAGCCATTCAGGATTTAATTTCGTGGAGCGAACAAATTGCTGCTCTGGGACGCGAAAGCCAGAAAAAATTTATTCAATATTGTATCGAAATGTTCCGACAAGCTTTGATGTTAAATTACCAAGCGCCAAGTTTGGTTTACATCGAACCAAAAGTAGATAAGTTTAAACTGGAAAATTTTGCTCCTTTCGTAAACGGAAATAACATTCATGAAATTTTCAAAGAACTTTCAGATGCTATGTATCACATTGAAAGAAACGGAAATGCAAAAATAATTTTGACCGATTTATCCATCAAATTAACTCGTTTAATTCATAAAAAATAA
- a CDS encoding GxxExxY protein: MTENEISNIVIGLAIEIHKKLGPGLLENVYKECLFYKIKQRGLLVEKEKVLPLVFEEVKLDCGYRVDLIVENKFLIEIKSVESLTSNHLAQTLTYLKLGNYKLGLLINFSEILLKNGIRRVANNL; this comes from the coding sequence ATGACGGAAAACGAAATATCAAACATTGTAATTGGACTCGCTATTGAAATTCATAAAAAACTTGGACCAGGTTTATTAGAAAACGTATATAAAGAATGTCTGTTTTATAAAATTAAACAACGTGGACTTCTTGTTGAAAAAGAGAAAGTTTTGCCATTAGTTTTTGAAGAAGTTAAACTTGATTGCGGATATCGCGTCGATTTAATTGTAGAAAATAAATTTCTAATCGAAATAAAAAGTGTAGAATCATTAACATCCAACCATTTGGCACAAACACTAACATACTTAAAACTTGGAAATTACAAACTTGGTTTACTTATAAATTTTAGCGAAATCCTTTTAAAAAATGGTATAAGAAGAGTTGCAAATAACTTATAA
- the recA gene encoding recombinase RecA, whose amino-acid sequence MSSEKEAKLKALQLTLDKLDKTYGKGTVMKMGDRAIVEVETISSGSLGVDLALGVNGYPKGRIIEIYGPESSGKTTLTLHAIAEAQKAGGIAAFIDAEHAFDRNYAEKLNVDIENLIISQPDNGEQALEIAENLIRSGAIDIVVIDSVAALTPKSEIEGEMGDSKMGLHARLMSQALRKLTGTISKTNCTVFFINQLREKIGVMFGNPETTTGGNALKFYASVRLDIRRSAQIKDGENVIGNRTKVKIVKNKVAPPFKTAEFDIMYGEGVSKTGEILDLAVEFDIVKKAGSWFSYGDTKLGQGRDAVKTLIKDNPELADELEVKIKEHIKELANA is encoded by the coding sequence ATGAGTTCAGAAAAAGAAGCCAAATTAAAAGCGTTACAATTAACGCTTGATAAACTTGACAAAACCTACGGAAAAGGAACCGTAATGAAAATGGGCGACAGAGCCATTGTAGAAGTAGAAACGATTTCTTCTGGCTCACTTGGCGTTGATTTAGCACTTGGTGTAAACGGATATCCAAAAGGAAGAATTATAGAAATATATGGTCCAGAATCTTCTGGAAAAACTACTTTGACGCTTCATGCAATTGCTGAAGCTCAAAAAGCGGGCGGTATTGCTGCCTTTATCGATGCGGAACACGCATTTGATAGAAATTATGCAGAAAAATTAAATGTAGATATTGAGAATTTAATTATTTCTCAACCAGATAATGGAGAACAGGCTTTAGAAATTGCAGAAAACTTAATTCGTTCTGGCGCAATTGATATCGTGGTAATTGACTCTGTTGCCGCTTTGACTCCAAAAAGTGAAATTGAAGGAGAAATGGGAGATTCTAAAATGGGACTTCATGCTCGTTTAATGTCTCAAGCTTTAAGAAAACTTACTGGAACTATCAGTAAAACAAATTGTACAGTATTCTTTATCAATCAGCTTCGTGAAAAAATTGGTGTAATGTTCGGAAATCCAGAAACTACAACTGGAGGTAACGCACTTAAATTTTACGCTTCTGTACGTTTAGATATTCGTCGTTCTGCTCAAATTAAAGACGGTGAAAACGTAATCGGTAACAGAACAAAAGTAAAAATCGTTAAAAATAAAGTCGCTCCACCTTTTAAAACTGCCGAATTCGACATTATGTACGGTGAAGGAGTTTCTAAAACGGGTGAAATTTTAGATTTAGCTGTAGAATTTGACATCGTTAAAAAAGCAGGATCTTGGTTCAGTTATGGCGATACTAAATTAGGCCAAGGTCGTGATGCAGTTAAAACTTTAATTAAAGATAATCCAGAACTTGCTGACGAACTGGAAGTTAAAATTAAAGAACATATCAAAGAATTAGCAAACGCTTAA
- a CDS encoding DoxX family protein gives MNNVASILLLAFLALTFLQSGYEKIFYWKDNVAWLKEHFAKTPLKNQVPLALLHLLILELISGILCVVGGIQLLTNNGREFGFYGAIFSCICLLMMLFGQRLAKDYDGARTIVIYFIPAVIAVYWLN, from the coding sequence ATGAACAATGTTGCCTCAATTTTGCTTTTGGCTTTTTTAGCTTTAACTTTCTTACAATCGGGTTACGAAAAAATTTTTTATTGGAAAGATAATGTCGCTTGGCTAAAAGAACATTTTGCTAAAACACCACTAAAAAATCAAGTTCCGCTTGCTCTATTGCATTTGTTGATTTTAGAATTAATTTCAGGAATTTTATGTGTTGTCGGAGGCATTCAGCTTTTAACAAATAACGGAAGAGAATTTGGTTTTTACGGAGCAATTTTTTCTTGCATTTGTTTGTTAATGATGCTTTTCGGACAAAGACTTGCTAAAGATTACGATGGTGCGAGAACTATTGTAATTTATTTTATTCCAGCTGTAATTGCTGTTTATTGGTTGAATTAA